The genomic stretch AAACTCAGGATTAATTAGTTTTGAATTTTCGAAACTAATTTTTTATACAAAAAATCCACATTATTGTGGATTTTGTTCAATTTCTTGTTTGTATAAATCTTCAATTTCTTCAATTGACAAAGTTTCTCAATAATATTCAATTGTTTTTGCTAATTCTTGAATAATTTCAAAGTCTGAAAAAGTGTTTTGCGGTTTTCCAAATAATTTTTTCTTACGAAGTTGACTCACTTTTTCTCCGACAGTTTCAATTTCTGAATTATTAAATGAAGCACGAATATATTCTCAAGTATTTTCTTTGATTAAGCTATATTTATGAATGATATTGTTAATATCATCTTGAAGTTTTTTGATGACATTTTCGTGAATAATTTCAATAGCATCTTCAACTTTATTAATTTCAAAACTTGAAATTCCATTAAACTTTTCGGTTAAACGGAGAAGAATTTCTTTTAAAGGTTGATTTTCAGATTCAAATTCAAGCAAACGATCAACTAATTTTTTAATCGAAGCTTTTGTTTCAATAGATTTTTCAACCATAAAGTTAGCAACTAGATTTTCAAGTGATTCAATACTTGTTTTTTGATTTTCGATAAGATCAACTTGGAAATGGACATAATCAGTAGGATCGATTTTATTTTTGATATTATTTGTTTTATATCTTTCATAAAGATCTTTGTAAAGACGAAGATATTTTGCACTTTGTTCTTTATTTTCTTCTTTAAACTTTTTATATTCAACAAAAGTTTCTAAAAGAAATTGTTGGTAATAAATTTGTGAATAAAGTTCACTAAATTTATTTTCAAGTTCTTTATTATTTTCAAAAAGAGCAAGTTCTGTGCTAGGAAATTCTTTAAGTAATTTTTCCCAGTTAGTAAAGAATCCTTCAACTCATTCGCCATTAAAGTTGACATAACCTTCTGTAATTTCTTTATAGTTAGGAATTTGAATTTCTTTATCTCCATTTTCAGCATTAGCAAAAATAGAAAAAGATTCTTCAATCTCTTTTGTAATATTACGATAAGTTACAATGTTTCCGTATGGCTTAGTATCGTTATAAATCCGATTAGTACGTGAAAAAGCTTGAATTAAACCGTGTTTTCTAAGTTCCTTGTCAACTCAAAGGGTATTAAGTCTTTTGGCGTCAAAACCTGTTAAAAACATATTAACAACAATTAAAATGTCAATCTCAGTTTCTTTCATCCGTTTTGAAATATTGGTATGATAATTAGCAAAATCTTTTGCCTCATTAATTGTATAAGTTCCACCAAACATTTGACCATAATCTTTCATCGCTTGTTTTAAAAAACTTTGGTCACTAGCATTTAGGTTCTCTCAATTTAATGGATTTTCTTCGTCAAATAAATCTTGCTTTTCCCCATTTGGAGCATACGAATAAATTATTGCAATTTTTAGTCTTCTTTCAGGTTCTACTTCTTGTTGGATTCTCTTAAAAGTTTGATAGTAAATTTTGGCAAGATCGATATTTTGAACAGCTAAAATTCCATTAAAGCCAGATTTTGTTTTTTGATTAAAATTCACAGCTTTAGAAAGAATGTTTTGATCTTGTTTGCTTAATTCAAGAAATTCACGATTTTGATTATTTGTAAGGATTGGAAAATTTTGAATAATATCTCTTACGATTTTTTCTATACGTTCGGGTGAATGAATTATTTTCTTATCGTCAACGGCTTCGACTTTAATATCGGGAGTGTTCTCATCAACGGAGAAAGTAGATTTTTTAATAATATGAAAACGAAGGACATTACCATCTTTGATTGCATCAATAATATTGTAAGAGTGTAATTTTTCTCCAAAAACAAATTCTGTTGATTTTAATTTAGTAGCAACAGAATCTTTTTCGTCAACAAAAATTGGTGTTCCGGTAAAACCGAAAAGAATATGTTTTTCAAATTTTTCACGAATTTTAGCATTCATTTCACCAAATTGTGAGCGATGACATTCATCGAAGATAAAAATAACTCTTTTCTTAAAAATATCTAAATTCTCATTATTTCTAAGAATAATATTCATCTTTTGAATAGTTGTAACAATAGTTTTGTCTTTTTCGGTACTTTTTAATGCTTTTTCAAGATCGTATGCGTTTTTTGTTGGTTCAATTGCATGATCGCCAAATTTTTTAAATTCTTCAACTGTTTGATGATCTAGATCTTTTCGATCGACAACAAAGATAACTTTGTCTACTCCCTCCATTTGGCAAGCAAGTTGTGATGATTTAAATGAAGTGACTGTTTTTCCACTTCCTGTGGTATGTCAAACATAACCACCTAATCTTTTATCTTTGTCTTGAATATCGTCAATCTTTTTACTTTGAATTGCAAATTGGATTTTTTCAAGCAATTTTTCTGTGGCTGCAATTTGATAAGGACGCATGATGATTAAATTTTTCTTGCTTTCTCAAATTGAATATTTAGTGATTATGTTAAATAAAGTATCAGGCTTTAAAAATGTTCGAGCAAAATCGAATAAATTTTTAATTTTATTGTTTTTTTGATCTGTTCAAAAAGTGGTGAATTGAAATGAACCTTGATATTTGTTTTTAGATCTTACTTCTGAATTATTATTTTTTGTAATTGAATTTTTTCTAGAATCTTTGGATTCACTTTTAGCTCTTTCCATTACAGAGTTTGAAAAGTACTTAGTAGAGTTTCCGTTTGAAACTATAAAAATTTGTACAAAGTTAAATAATTGACTTTCTTTGACACTAAACCCTTGTGTGTGATATCTTGCAATTTGATTGAATGCTTCATGAAGTTGATCTCAGTTTTGAACATTAATTGAACTTGATGGTTTTTTGAGCTCGATATGAACAAGTGGTAAACCGTTAATTAAGATAGTCACATCGTATCTAAGAGCTGTGTTAAGAGA from Mycoplasmopsis gallopavonis encodes the following:
- a CDS encoding type I restriction endonuclease subunit R, with the protein product MNLEMLKNLALEIKEKYQTVIEQYSENPNNQAFWSSEEKMENALISELQKNGYEYLVGVDNYQAFLKNLRKQLEKLNNFQFSEHEWERFCSQYLLNKIETSVLATNKFHEDYYYDLLLDSGERKNIYIINRQTKDNWKRLSPNSFQVINQYKVTKGSLNTALRYDVTILINGLPLVHIELKKPSSSINVQNWDQLHEAFNQIARYHTQGFSVKESQLFNFVQIFIVSNGNSTKYFSNSVMERAKSESKDSRKNSITKNNNSEVRSKNKYQGSFQFTTFWTDQKNNKIKNLFDFARTFLKPDTLFNIITKYSIWESKKNLIIMRPYQIAATEKLLEKIQFAIQSKKIDDIQDKDKRLGGYVWHTTGSGKTVTSFKSSQLACQMEGVDKVIFVVDRKDLDHQTVEEFKKFGDHAIEPTKNAYDLEKALKSTEKDKTIVTTIQKMNIILRNNENLDIFKKRVIFIFDECHRSQFGEMNAKIREKFEKHILFGFTGTPIFVDEKDSVATKLKSTEFVFGEKLHSYNIIDAIKDGNVLRFHIIKKSTFSVDENTPDIKVEAVDDKKIIHSPERIEKIVRDIIQNFPILTNNQNREFLELSKQDQNILSKAVNFNQKTKSGFNGILAVQNIDLAKIYYQTFKRIQQEVEPERRLKIAIIYSYAPNGEKQDLFDEENPLNWENLNASDQSFLKQAMKDYGQMFGGTYTINEAKDFANYHTNISKRMKETEIDILIVVNMFLTGFDAKRLNTLWVDKELRKHGLIQAFSRTNRIYNDTKPYGNIVTYRNITKEIEESFSIFANAENGDKEIQIPNYKEITEGYVNFNGEWVEGFFTNWEKLLKEFPSTELALFENNKELENKFSELYSQIYYQQFLLETFVEYKKFKEENKEQSAKYLRLYKDLYERYKTNNIKNKIDPTDYVHFQVDLIENQKTSIESLENLVANFMVEKSIETKASIKKLVDRLLEFESENQPLKEILLRLTEKFNGISSFEINKVEDAIEIIHENVIKKLQDDINNIIHKYSLIKENTWEYIRASFNNSEIETVGEKVSQLRKKKLFGKPQNTFSDFEIIQELAKTIEYYWETLSIEEIEDLYKQEIEQNPQ